GCGCTGTCCCCCACCGTCCGTATGGACGAACACGGCCGCCGCCGATTCCTCAAGACCGCGAGCGTCGGGATGACAGCAGCGATCGCCGGGTGTGGCTCCGCCGAGGACGCCCCCGCCCAATCGAGCACGGAGGATCAGGTGACGGTCACTGTCGTGCTTAATCCCGACAGGGATGCTCTTCAAATGCGCCGACAGGAGCTCGTAGAGGAAGTGGAGGCGGGCAACGTGACACAGAGTGAGGCTGCCGAACAGTTCTCTGAGGAGAGGTCAGAGCTGTTAGCCGAGACAGCAACTAACGCTCAAGAGAGTCTCGAATCCGGCGGTGCCGAGATCGAAGACGTCGATGAAGAGGCGCTTGTCATGCGGGCTACTGGCAACCCGGCGACGCTCGTTAGCGTACTTACAGAGGACTATATTTCGGCGATTTCGGAAGCGAGCGATTACGACGAATTTTCCGAGACACCCGAGGGCGGGGACGCCAACGCGACGGACACCGGGGCCGTCGAGGACGGAGCAGGCGAATAAGAAGCCCCAGTCACCCTCGGAGGGACGAACGGCCGATCGAACGCAACGAGCGCCGTGTTCACGGCGCGGCGGCGGCCGTGTCGTCGGCGTTCGGGTCGAACGTGAGGTTGATAACGAGTTCGTCGAACCAGACGACTGGACGCTTACACTGGCCGTCTTCCTCGAAGAAAATGATGCCCAACTGGGCGAGCCGGCTGAGTTCCTCGTGGACGTTCTTTACGTCCCGGTCGACGACCCGCGCAGTCTCGTTGATGCTGGCTGGACCTTCTTGACGGATGGCTTCGATGAGATCGAGGACGCGCGGCGTCAACGTCGCCATTAGGTCGTCATAGCTAGGGAACGAGAGTGTCGGCGTGGAATCCACCGCGTCGCCCCGTTCGAGCGCTTCGATCCCGTCGGTGACGTCGTCGTGAAACTCGTCGGAGGACTTCACGGTCACGACGAGGGTCGATTCGGCCCGAAGCTGTTCGCGCTCCATCGGGTGCAGCGGCGGCGTGGTATCGTTCATGAGTATCACCGTGGTGTGACGGCCTCACTCGACCTCGAGTTCGGACTTTGGGGCCTCGCTCCAGAACCGTGCCCAGAGTTCGACCATCCCGGGGAATTCGATGATGTCGGGGCCGGAGCCCGGTGCGACGTGCCGTTCGTGTCCTTTGGTATCTTCATGAGAGTTATCGTAGCGACGAATCGTCCCGTCCTCGAGCGTGCGGGGCGGGTCCGGCTCCGTCGCACCGTAGTGGAATTTGTAGGCCCACCCAGACGGGTACGCGTCGTGATCGGTACGCATGGTGAACACGCGGATGACGGTCCCGTCGGGGTACGTCCGTCCCTCGCTCACGCCATCGAGGTCGTCGTCAGTCAGCGAGGCTATCCTCACTTATTGGTGCGTGGACCAATATAATGAGTCTATTGGTCAGAAGGACAATCGACAAACCCGTCTGCCCTGATCCTCACCCGAGGTCGAACTCGAGTCGATCGCCCGCCTCGACGCCGTGTCGCGTCGTCCACTCGTAGTTCACCTCGAGGACGTACTGTCCCCGACCGGGATACGCCTGGTCGTTGCCGACCTCGTCGGGACCGGGGGCGGGCGCGTGATGGATTTTAGTGATCGTGCCCGCCGAGTCCGCGTAGACGATGTCGATCCCGAAGTCCATCCGCCGCATCACGAACGTCCGGTCGGCGACCGACCCGTAGACGA
The genomic region above belongs to Natronomonas moolapensis 8.8.11 and contains:
- a CDS encoding toxin-antitoxin system TumE family protein produces the protein MASLTDDDLDGVSEGRTYPDGTVIRVFTMRTDHDAYPSGWAYKFHYGATEPDPPRTLEDGTIRRYDNSHEDTKGHERHVAPGSGPDIIEFPGMVELWARFWSEAPKSELEVE
- a CDS encoding HVO_A0114 family putative DNA-binding protein, giving the protein MNDTTPPLHPMEREQLRAESTLVVTVKSSDEFHDDVTDGIEALERGDAVDSTPTLSFPSYDDLMATLTPRVLDLIEAIRQEGPASINETARVVDRDVKNVHEELSRLAQLGIIFFEEDGQCKRPVVWFDELVINLTFDPNADDTAAAAP